One region of Constrictibacter sp. MBR-5 genomic DNA includes:
- the ugpC gene encoding sn-glycerol-3-phosphate ABC transporter ATP-binding protein UgpC, protein MSEVTLRKVVKRYDEVEAVRGIDLEIADQEFVVLVGPSGCGKSTTLRMIAGLEEISGGDILIGDTVVNDVPPKDRDIAMVFQNYALYPHMTVHENMSFGLRLKRFPKDEIKRRVDEAARILNISELLDRKPKQLSGGQRQRVAMGRAIVRNPKVFLFDEPLSNLDAKLRVQMRTEIKRVHQKVPVTTVYVTHDQIEAMTLADRVVVMNHGIIEQVGTPNDLYHTPRTRFVAGFIGSPAMNFVPCRLETHGDALTVRLSADILLPVPAERTACYRPYAGKSLLFGIRPEHLTEVRTLANDAYGAKFSALADVVEPMGMETLVYFTIDGTEVCARLDPAMAPEAGQPVTLMAAMSHMHLLDAETDKVL, encoded by the coding sequence ATGTCCGAGGTGACGCTGCGCAAGGTGGTCAAGCGCTACGATGAAGTCGAGGCCGTGCGCGGCATCGATCTCGAGATCGCCGACCAGGAATTCGTCGTCCTGGTCGGCCCGTCCGGCTGCGGCAAGTCCACGACGCTCCGCATGATCGCCGGCCTGGAGGAGATCAGCGGCGGCGACATCCTGATTGGCGACACCGTCGTCAACGACGTGCCGCCGAAGGACCGCGACATCGCGATGGTGTTCCAGAACTACGCGCTCTACCCGCATATGACGGTGCACGAGAACATGTCGTTCGGGCTGCGCCTGAAGCGCTTCCCGAAGGACGAGATCAAGCGCCGGGTCGATGAGGCCGCCCGCATCCTGAACATATCCGAATTGCTCGACCGCAAGCCGAAGCAGTTGTCCGGGGGCCAGCGCCAGCGCGTCGCCATGGGCCGCGCCATCGTGCGCAACCCGAAGGTCTTCCTCTTCGACGAGCCGCTGTCGAACCTCGACGCGAAGCTGCGCGTGCAGATGCGCACTGAGATCAAGCGGGTGCACCAGAAAGTGCCGGTGACGACGGTCTACGTTACCCACGACCAGATCGAGGCCATGACGCTGGCCGACCGGGTCGTGGTCATGAACCACGGCATCATCGAGCAGGTCGGCACGCCGAACGACCTGTACCACACGCCGCGCACCCGGTTCGTCGCCGGCTTCATCGGCTCTCCAGCGATGAACTTCGTTCCCTGCCGGCTGGAAACCCATGGCGATGCCCTGACGGTCCGGCTCTCGGCGGACATCCTCCTGCCCGTGCCGGCGGAGCGTACGGCGTGCTACCGGCCATACGCGGGCAAGTCGCTGCTGTTCGGCATCCGTCCCGAACATCTGACAGAGGTGCGCACGCTCGCCAACGATGCCTATGGCGCCAAGTTCAGCGCGCTGGCCGACGTGGTCGAGCCGATGGGCATGGAAACGCTGGTCTATTTTACAATCGACGGAACCGAGGTGTGCGCGCGCCTGGATCCGGCCATGGCGCCGGAAGCCGGGCAGCCCGTGACGCTCATGGCGGCGATGTCCCACATGCACCTACTCGATGCAGAGACCGACAAGGTACTGTAG
- a CDS encoding ATP-binding protein, with product MIVVLFGAVALALGLTADRAARTLVEDSIASDFAGSADLSLQELRRLEEHARAAAGALAHDPIMTARTRAERVARIPLLATVLRAAPELSAAYVGWEDGDFVLLRPLGRQSERLAAPAQARWLVQWAGRDGARFEFLDHSLAVIERRTSATFDFDPRTRPWFRDAWDSDTTVITAPYIFFTTREPGITAARRAAHGGVAGVDLSLWALSSGLPFGRPTPSTEAALFDARGGVVGYSDVARLAAAAATVAEHQGAEQGDAEDRAPEPMTGIATPEPPLPDISLIDSPVLSALAARWRVSPVAFSGTIDAEGGAWRAMIMPLAASGMAFAMAAPVHELAAGPDAVRARILQILGFAILLGVPIAWAAGNLIARPVERFVQEVEAMAELDFSAPPPSVTRVAELAKLDRAIVGMRTSLASFAGLSRACMEEEKPEHILSAALDALMTVAGADHGAAWLVDEPDGLRCVALRGDMQDSRSGSVTLRSVLTEPTLAARIAGSPDPHMLSITLDAAGSRLLGVGLRAPDDTCVGALAVGRKAGTADMLSASVAAFAQSIARPAAIAIDRRRLLGAEKTALERFRLLARATSDLVWDWNIDADTVWWNDRLAADYGHDPSALPPGSAALTTLIHPEDRARVAARLEAARARGDGSSWLDEYRLRRADGSYATVVGQGFVIHEETSRATQMVGNATDVTALRDLDDRLRQAQKLEAIGQLTGGVAHDFNNLLTVILGSAELLEEQLPPTGDAHDLATAIRRSAERGAALTHRLLAFARRQRLDARPIDANALIAGMGDLLRRSLGEHVEVEIHLAPGLRLAMVDPSQLENAVLNLCLNARDAMASGGRLVIETANADPEDVIAAPQDDRVSEGYIVVTVSDTGIGMNAETVARAFEPFFTTKDVGKGSGLGLSMVYGFVKQSGGHVHIRSEPGSGTAVLLYLPQAPAAAEKDQPQRHVVPIHGSAERILLVEDDELVRAHAMRQLRDLGYVVTAVENGRLALALVERGEAFDLLLTDVVMPGGLDGRALAEQVRALRPQLPVLFASGYAEAAFAAADGSGLPGPLLPKPYRRQDLAAKVRELLARSSSSPQAAAD from the coding sequence TTGATCGTCGTCCTGTTCGGGGCGGTCGCCCTGGCGCTGGGCCTCACCGCGGACCGTGCCGCGCGAACGCTCGTCGAGGACAGCATCGCATCGGACTTCGCCGGCAGTGCGGATCTCTCACTGCAGGAACTGCGGCGACTTGAGGAGCACGCCCGGGCTGCCGCGGGCGCGCTGGCCCACGATCCGATCATGACCGCCCGAACCCGGGCGGAGCGGGTGGCGCGGATCCCTCTCCTGGCCACGGTACTGCGTGCGGCGCCCGAACTCTCCGCGGCCTATGTGGGCTGGGAAGACGGTGACTTCGTTCTGCTACGGCCCCTCGGCAGGCAGAGTGAGCGCCTCGCCGCGCCCGCACAGGCACGCTGGCTGGTGCAATGGGCGGGGCGCGACGGCGCACGCTTTGAATTTCTCGACCACTCGCTGGCGGTGATCGAACGGCGCACATCGGCGACCTTCGACTTCGATCCCCGCACGCGGCCCTGGTTCCGGGATGCCTGGGACTCCGACACCACGGTGATCACGGCTCCCTACATATTTTTTACCACGCGTGAACCCGGCATTACGGCTGCGCGCCGCGCCGCGCACGGCGGCGTAGCGGGCGTCGACCTGTCGCTCTGGGCCTTGTCGAGCGGCCTGCCTTTCGGGCGGCCAACCCCTTCGACCGAAGCAGCCCTGTTCGACGCACGGGGCGGCGTCGTCGGCTATTCGGACGTCGCCCGGCTCGCCGCCGCCGCCGCGACGGTCGCCGAGCACCAGGGCGCAGAGCAAGGGGATGCAGAAGACCGGGCCCCCGAGCCGATGACGGGCATCGCAACGCCCGAACCACCGCTGCCGGATATCAGTCTCATCGATTCGCCGGTGCTTTCCGCGCTGGCGGCGCGCTGGCGCGTGTCTCCGGTCGCCTTCTCCGGCACCATCGATGCCGAGGGTGGTGCATGGCGCGCGATGATCATGCCGCTCGCGGCCAGCGGCATGGCCTTCGCGATGGCGGCGCCGGTGCACGAACTGGCGGCGGGTCCGGACGCCGTTCGGGCCCGCATCCTGCAGATCCTCGGTTTCGCCATCCTGCTGGGTGTACCGATCGCCTGGGCCGCAGGAAATCTGATCGCGAGGCCGGTCGAACGCTTCGTGCAGGAGGTCGAGGCAATGGCGGAACTCGATTTCAGCGCCCCTCCGCCGAGTGTCACGCGCGTGGCGGAACTCGCAAAGCTCGACCGTGCCATCGTGGGCATGCGCACCTCGCTCGCCAGCTTCGCCGGCCTGTCGCGCGCCTGCATGGAAGAGGAGAAGCCAGAGCACATCCTCAGCGCAGCACTGGACGCGCTGATGACGGTGGCCGGCGCCGACCATGGCGCAGCTTGGCTGGTCGACGAACCTGACGGATTGCGGTGCGTCGCGCTGCGAGGAGACATGCAGGATTCGCGATCCGGCTCCGTTACCTTGAGGTCGGTGTTGACCGAACCCACTCTGGCGGCCCGGATCGCCGGCTCGCCCGACCCGCACATGCTCTCGATCACGCTCGACGCAGCCGGCAGCAGGCTGCTGGGCGTCGGCCTTCGCGCACCCGACGACACCTGCGTCGGTGCGCTCGCGGTCGGCCGGAAGGCAGGCACAGCGGACATGTTGTCGGCCTCGGTTGCCGCGTTTGCACAGAGCATCGCGCGGCCGGCCGCCATCGCCATCGATCGCCGGCGCCTGCTCGGGGCGGAGAAGACCGCACTCGAGCGGTTCCGGCTCCTGGCGCGCGCCACCAGCGATCTCGTGTGGGACTGGAACATTGATGCCGATACCGTCTGGTGGAACGACCGGCTCGCAGCCGACTACGGCCACGACCCCTCCGCGCTTCCACCCGGCTCGGCGGCACTGACGACGCTGATACACCCCGAGGATCGGGCGCGCGTAGCGGCGCGGCTGGAGGCGGCCCGTGCGCGAGGCGACGGCAGTTCATGGCTCGACGAATACCGACTGCGCCGGGCGGACGGCTCCTACGCGACCGTCGTCGGCCAGGGCTTCGTCATTCACGAAGAGACCTCACGCGCCACGCAGATGGTCGGCAACGCCACGGACGTGACGGCGTTACGCGACCTGGACGACCGCCTGCGCCAGGCGCAGAAGCTCGAGGCGATCGGCCAGCTGACCGGTGGCGTCGCGCATGATTTCAACAACCTTCTGACGGTGATCCTGGGAAGCGCTGAACTGCTGGAGGAACAACTGCCGCCCACTGGCGACGCCCACGATCTCGCAACCGCGATCCGGAGGTCGGCAGAGCGAGGCGCAGCCCTGACTCACCGGCTGCTCGCCTTCGCGCGGCGGCAGAGGCTCGATGCCAGGCCGATCGATGCGAACGCCCTGATTGCCGGCATGGGGGATCTGCTGCGACGCTCGCTCGGCGAGCATGTCGAAGTCGAGATCCACCTCGCCCCCGGCCTCCGGCTCGCGATGGTCGACCCCAGCCAGTTGGAGAATGCGGTCCTGAACCTCTGCCTCAATGCACGCGACGCCATGGCGTCCGGCGGCCGCCTCGTCATAGAGACCGCGAATGCCGATCCGGAGGATGTGATCGCCGCGCCGCAGGACGATCGCGTATCCGAAGGCTACATCGTCGTTACGGTATCGGACACCGGGATCGGCATGAACGCAGAGACCGTGGCGCGGGCCTTCGAGCCGTTCTTCACCACGAAGGACGTCGGCAAGGGAAGCGGCCTCGGCCTGAGCATGGTCTACGGCTTCGTCAAACAATCGGGCGGGCATGTGCACATTCGTTCCGAACCGGGTTCGGGAACGGCCGTGCTGCTCTATTTGCCGCAAGCGCCGGCGGCGGCGGAGAAGGACCAGCCGCAACGTCATGTCGTCCCGATCCACGGTTCGGCCGAGCGGATCCTGCTGGTGGAGGACGACGAACTCGTCCGAGCCCACGCGATGCGGCAGTTGCGCGACCTGGGCTACGTCGTGACGGCGGTGGAGAACGGCCGGCTCGCTCTCGCGCTGGTCGAGCGGGGTGAGGCCTTCGATCTGCTCTTGACCGATGTGGTGATGCCCGGCGGCCTCGACGGGCGGGCGTTGGCCGAGCAGGTGCGGGCGCTGCGGCCACAGCTTCCAGTCCTGTTCGCTTCCGGCTACGCCGAGGCCGCCTTCGCCGCAGCCGACGGCTCTGGACTGCCGGGACCGCTGCTCCCGAAGCCTTACCGCCGGCAGGATCTCGCTGCCAAGGTGCGCGAACTGCTCGCGCGGTCCAGTTCCAGCCCCCAGGCTGCGGCGGATTGA